The Deinococcus detaillensis genome has a window encoding:
- a CDS encoding SDR family NAD(P)-dependent oxidoreductase → MTGKVCLVTGAARGIGRAVAQRFAEEGAVVYGVDQHIQELEVQMQALSARGLSALACPADLTRPEEVKQVIDQITAQSSGLDVLANVAGIIALKTLEETTLEEWDRILAVNLRAPFLTCQAAASTMKRAGRGSIINVSSRAGVMGFADEVAYCASKWGLEGLSRAIADDFGPHGVAVNTLTPGTPTHTAMSEQTYSAETRKVWRDPSVITSAFVYLALQTSSGLHNHYVNAWELSECLRSEGWEV, encoded by the coding sequence TTGACCGGTAAGGTCTGCCTGGTTACAGGCGCGGCACGGGGAATTGGCCGGGCCGTGGCGCAGCGTTTTGCCGAAGAAGGCGCAGTGGTCTACGGCGTCGATCAGCACATTCAGGAACTTGAAGTGCAGATGCAAGCCCTCTCGGCGCGGGGACTGAGCGCCTTGGCTTGCCCGGCTGACCTTACGCGGCCAGAAGAAGTCAAGCAAGTGATTGACCAGATAACCGCTCAGAGCAGCGGCCTGGACGTGCTGGCGAATGTCGCGGGCATCATCGCCCTCAAGACGCTGGAAGAAACCACGCTAGAAGAGTGGGACCGCATTTTAGCCGTCAACCTACGTGCGCCGTTCCTGACCTGCCAAGCGGCGGCTTCCACCATGAAGCGGGCTGGAAGGGGATCCATCATCAACGTGTCAAGCCGCGCAGGTGTGATGGGTTTTGCTGATGAGGTGGCATACTGCGCCAGCAAATGGGGTCTTGAAGGCCTGTCCAGAGCCATTGCCGATGACTTTGGGCCGCACGGCGTCGCCGTCAACACGCTGACGCCCGGCACACCGACTCACACCGCGATGAGCGAACAGACCTACAGCGCAGAGACCCGGAAAGTCTGGCGTGATCCTAGCGTTATTACATCGGCCTTCGTGTACCTGGCTTTGCAAACCTCCTCAGGCCTTCACAACCACTACGTTAACGCCTGGGAGCTGTCCGAATGTCTTCGTTCGGAAGGCTGGGAAGTGTGA
- a CDS encoding M20/M25/M40 family metallo-hydrolase, with product MRAAGVEDAQPLPTDGGPEVILGTEAGASPDVKTLLCYGHYDVQPPEPLELWHSDPWGAEVRDGVIYARGATDNKSGCLAFVEAAKAYRAVAGATPVRLKYLFEGEEEIGSPHLEDFVWKHRDRLQCDASIGLDGGVNRTSLRPEVHLGIKAILYIELRCKTLSQDTWSGRAQMLRSAPWRLIECLTSIADPATGVIKVNDWYDGLVLPDEWDEEFLRDELQHFDRQEFMRQMGAENLSTDDDFELLKRAHYGASANICGLTSGYAGEGSKTIVPAQATVKMDFRCPPGLEPAEQFRKLQAHLEQHGFDDIELLLINARKNPYKVSSREDIAQATFRAAQRVFGTAPVVHGVSIQGLIMLAIPHPAVLSGFGAAENNLHGPNENMPIARYIQGIKYAAAIYHEYALATTPGYST from the coding sequence ATGCGGGCCGCTGGTGTGGAAGACGCCCAGCCACTTCCCACTGACGGCGGCCCCGAGGTGATTTTAGGCACGGAAGCGGGAGCTTCGCCGGATGTCAAGACGCTGCTGTGCTACGGCCACTACGATGTGCAGCCGCCAGAGCCGCTGGAACTCTGGCACTCTGATCCGTGGGGAGCCGAGGTGCGTGACGGCGTGATCTACGCCCGTGGAGCCACCGACAACAAAAGTGGTTGTCTGGCCTTTGTCGAGGCGGCCAAAGCCTACCGGGCTGTCGCTGGAGCCACACCAGTACGGCTGAAGTATTTGTTTGAGGGCGAAGAGGAAATCGGCAGCCCGCATCTTGAGGATTTCGTCTGGAAGCACCGGGACCGGTTGCAATGTGACGCCTCGATTGGTTTGGACGGGGGCGTGAACCGTACGTCACTGCGCCCGGAGGTGCATCTGGGCATCAAAGCCATCTTGTATATCGAGCTGCGCTGCAAAACCCTCTCGCAAGACACCTGGTCTGGCCGCGCTCAGATGCTGCGATCCGCGCCTTGGCGACTCATCGAGTGTCTGACCAGCATCGCCGATCCGGCCACGGGCGTCATTAAGGTGAATGACTGGTACGACGGCTTGGTCTTGCCCGATGAGTGGGACGAGGAGTTTTTGCGCGATGAGCTGCAACACTTCGACCGCCAGGAATTCATGCGCCAGATGGGAGCCGAGAACCTTTCAACTGATGACGACTTCGAACTTCTCAAGCGGGCACATTACGGAGCCAGCGCCAATATCTGCGGTCTGACCTCCGGTTACGCGGGCGAAGGCTCGAAGACCATCGTTCCGGCACAGGCGACGGTCAAAATGGATTTCCGCTGCCCACCAGGGCTGGAACCAGCTGAGCAGTTTAGAAAGTTGCAAGCCCACCTTGAGCAGCACGGCTTTGACGACATTGAGCTGCTTCTGATTAACGCCCGTAAAAATCCATACAAAGTGTCGAGCCGTGAGGATATCGCACAGGCAACTTTCCGAGCTGCTCAGCGGGTCTTCGGCACAGCTCCCGTCGTTCACGGCGTGAGCATTCAGGGCCTAATTATGCTGGCTATTCCTCATCCTGCTGTGCTCTCCGGCTTCGGCGCGGCAGAAAATAACCTGCACGGCCCTAACGAAAATATGCCGATCGCCCGTTACATCCAGGGTATCAAATACGCGGCAGCCATTTACCACGAATACGCCTTGGCGACCACTCCAGGATACTCGACATGA
- a CDS encoding ABC transporter permease, whose translation MTSPKPGLPVGPFADAPAPQTQTQTLSSGQLIRRQFRKNRLAVISIWLLLTLYLLAALADFVSPYGEAEAFFRGQIDRSFAPPTQIHWRDPGSGKLTQPFVYNVSSELNLDTLEFDYKEDTSRAYPVEFLTRGTPYTPFPLNVIPVTWRNSLHFNPQVNFHLFGVQKPATIFLWGADRLGRDIFGRILFGARVTLTIGIFAALISLVLGLLLGAVAGYYGGLIDDLIMRTVEILATIPALFLLLALRSLFPLDAKSSVVFFVVIVILGFIRWGGVARAVRGQVLSLREEDFVMAARSLGASDWRIILRHVLPSTASFTIVSLSLLIPGFILTESGLSFLGLGISDPNSSWGLMLAVAQEGGLQTFTSRPWMLLPGLFIFVTVLAFNFIGDGLRDAFDPKSRSR comes from the coding sequence ATGACCAGTCCCAAACCGGGCTTGCCTGTAGGCCCATTTGCAGACGCGCCCGCTCCACAGACGCAGACTCAAACCCTGTCGAGCGGCCAACTTATTCGGCGTCAGTTTCGGAAAAACCGCTTGGCGGTCATCAGCATCTGGCTGCTCTTGACCTTGTATCTTCTGGCAGCTTTGGCTGACTTTGTCTCTCCTTACGGCGAGGCGGAAGCTTTCTTTCGCGGCCAGATTGACCGGTCATTTGCACCGCCTACCCAAATCCACTGGCGTGATCCGGGCAGTGGCAAGCTGACTCAACCTTTTGTCTACAACGTGTCGAGCGAACTCAACCTCGATACGCTTGAATTCGACTATAAAGAAGACACCTCACGCGCTTACCCAGTCGAGTTTCTGACTCGGGGCACGCCGTATACCCCTTTTCCCCTCAACGTTATCCCCGTCACTTGGCGCAATTCGCTGCACTTCAATCCACAGGTCAACTTTCATCTGTTCGGCGTTCAGAAGCCCGCCACCATCTTTTTGTGGGGCGCTGACCGATTGGGAAGAGACATCTTCGGACGCATCTTGTTTGGGGCGCGTGTGACCTTGACCATCGGTATCTTCGCTGCGCTGATCTCGTTGGTACTCGGCTTACTGCTTGGTGCAGTCGCGGGTTATTACGGCGGACTGATTGATGATCTGATTATGCGTACCGTTGAGATTCTGGCGACCATTCCGGCCTTGTTTTTGTTGCTGGCCCTCCGGTCACTCTTTCCGCTCGACGCCAAAAGTAGTGTGGTGTTTTTCGTGGTGATCGTGATTCTAGGTTTTATTCGCTGGGGCGGGGTGGCCCGGGCAGTGCGCGGGCAGGTACTGTCGCTGCGCGAAGAGGATTTCGTGATGGCCGCTCGCAGTTTGGGGGCCAGCGACTGGCGCATCATCTTGCGTCACGTGCTTCCCAGCACTGCCAGTTTCACCATCGTGTCGCTCAGCTTGCTTATTCCTGGCTTCATCCTGACTGAATCCGGGCTCTCGTTTCTGGGGCTTGGTATTTCGGATCCCAACTCCAGTTGGGGCCTGATGCTAGCTGTCGCGCAAGAAGGCGGTTTACAGACATTTACCTCTCGTCCCTGGATGCTTCTCCCTGGCCTCTTCATTTTCGTGACGGTGCTGGCTTTCAACTTTATCGGCGACGGGCTTCGCGACGCTTTCGACCCGAAATCGAGGTCGAGATGA
- a CDS encoding ABC transporter permease: MTLYILRRIVQVIPTFFGATLLAFVIIQLTPGNFTDRFALDPNADAQQLERLRENFGLNQPVAIQFFKWIWGIISHGYLGESFTYRAPVTTIILPLIVNSFSLALISLVLTYLLAIPIGIYQAVRQHSFGDQALSFLSVAGLAIPNFFFILLLIVVVLFFQSDLRQVAAGDAWYKPLLSFFTYDLKNGLALPVGGMRTSEIYDGLAWWQQIGDRLWHLVLPTIVITTGGLSSLVRVVRGQVLDFLQADFIRTARAKGLVERTVIYKHLLRNAISPVISGIGTVLPELVTGAGLVEFVYRWPGITPGFVAAIQQKDLYVVMGLLVLSAIFLMIGNLISDVLLALIDPRIRYS; this comes from the coding sequence ATGACGCTGTATATCCTGCGCCGCATTGTCCAAGTCATTCCGACCTTTTTCGGAGCTACTCTGCTGGCCTTCGTCATCATCCAACTCACTCCTGGCAATTTCACCGATCGTTTCGCGCTTGATCCTAACGCTGACGCTCAGCAACTCGAGCGGTTACGTGAGAATTTTGGACTCAATCAGCCGGTGGCCATTCAGTTCTTCAAATGGATTTGGGGCATTATCAGTCACGGGTATTTGGGCGAGTCGTTCACTTACCGTGCGCCGGTGACGACCATTATCTTGCCGTTGATTGTCAACAGCTTCAGTTTGGCGCTGATTTCATTGGTGCTGACTTACCTGTTGGCCATTCCAATCGGAATTTATCAAGCGGTTCGCCAACACAGTTTCGGTGACCAAGCGCTCTCGTTCTTATCGGTTGCAGGGCTGGCTATCCCTAATTTCTTTTTTATTTTGCTGCTTATTGTGGTGGTTTTGTTTTTTCAAAGTGACCTCCGGCAAGTGGCCGCGGGCGACGCTTGGTACAAACCACTGCTGAGCTTCTTCACCTACGACCTCAAGAATGGCTTGGCCCTTCCAGTAGGTGGGATGCGAACTAGTGAGATTTACGACGGCTTGGCATGGTGGCAGCAAATCGGCGACCGACTGTGGCATTTGGTGCTGCCGACCATCGTAATTACTACTGGTGGTCTGTCGAGTCTAGTGCGTGTGGTGCGCGGGCAGGTACTCGACTTTTTGCAGGCCGATTTCATTCGCACGGCCCGTGCAAAGGGCCTCGTCGAACGCACCGTCATCTATAAGCACTTGCTGCGAAATGCCATCAGTCCGGTGATCTCCGGCATTGGTACTGTACTCCCTGAGTTAGTGACTGGCGCGGGCCTGGTGGAGTTTGTGTACCGCTGGCCGGGAATCACGCCCGGCTTCGTGGCCGCCATTCAACAAAAAGACCTGTATGTGGTGATGGGTCTCTTGGTGTTGTCGGCCATCTTCCTTATGATCGGCAATCTCATTTCCGACGTGCTGCTGGCGCTGATCGATCCGCGCATCAGGTATTCATGA